A segment of the Microvirgula aerodenitrificans DSM 15089 genome:
CTGGAAATGCAGTCGCCGGTCCAGATCGACTTCCAGCCACGCCAGCACGGTTTCTCCGACCGACAGGCTGGATTGCACTTCATGTTGCCATTCGTCGGGCAGCGTGCTGCGGGAGTGGACGTTTGCTACGGATAAATGATTTGTCATTAGCTGATTTCTGGCGAGAAGGGCAACGGGCCCGACCGTGGTGAAGCTGCCTGTCCGGGAGACGATGACTGCACGCAGAAGAACGGACCGTTCACGTGCAATTCATTTCAATTCATTACACACCATTACATTCAATCGACTTCACAATCGCTGCAATGCGCTTGCGAGAATTGAAATAGTTTGTAATGAATTGTGCGTCACCGGCCATTCAGATTCCGCAGACGGTTTCACAACAAGGATTTAGCGCATCCGGACCGCGATGAAACTTGAATCCGCCTAGAGTTTAATTGCTGGAGAAGCAAGTGTATAGTACCTCCCGTTCCTACTCGGAGCTTCCAATGCCTCGCTGCCAGACCCCGCCCACCGGTGCGCCCCGCCCTGTCACCGGTCGTCGGCGATACGGCCACAGGTTTAAATGAAAGATTCAAAGTCAGGACTTGCTTGTTTCCATCTCGAACTCATTTACCCCTCACTTGAATAGCATTCTGATCAACGATTAATAATCGGATACAAATTGATCCAATCAGAAACATTTCAGGTACGGAAACCTACGGCATTATTTGGAACATGAAAAAGAAAGACATTGAAATTCTCCGCGTCATCTCCCTGCGCGGACCGAACATGTGGACCTACCGCCCGGTACTCGAGGCCTGGGTCGATATCGGCGAACTGGAAGAATGCCCGTCCAACACCCTGCCCGGCTTCTACGAGCGCCTGTCGAGCTGGCTGCCGTCGCTGATCGAGCACCGCTGCAGCTACGGCGAACGCGGCGGTTTTCTGCGCCGGGTCGAAGAAGGCACCTGGCCGGGCCATATCCTCGAACATGTCACGCTTGAACTGCAGAACCTGGCCGGCATGCCCGGCGGTTTCGGCAAGGCACGCGAAACCCCGATCCGCGGCGTGTACAAGGTCGTGGTCCGCGCCTGGCACGAAGATGTCACCCGCGCCGCCCTGTACGCCGCGCGCGATCTGGTCATGGCCGCCATCGAAGACCGCCCGTTCGATGTCGCCGCCGTGGTCGACACGCTGCGCGACCTGGTCGACGACCATTGCCTCGGCCCGAGCACGGCCTGCATCGTCGATGCCGCCGACGACCGCGATATCCCGTATTTCCGCCTGAACACCGGCAACCTGGTCCAGCTCGGCTATGGCGCACGCCAGCGCCGGATCTGGACCGCCGAGACCGACCGCACCAGCGCCATCGCCGAAAGCATTTCGCGCGACAAGGACCTGACCAAGACCCTGCTCGAAGCCTGTGGCGTACCGGTCCCGGAAGGTCGCTACGTGCGCAGCCCGGAAGACGCGTGGGAAGCCGCCGAGGAAATCGGCGTGCCGGTGGTGGTCAAGCCGTATGACGGCAACCACGGCCGCGGCGTGTTCACCAACCTGAACACCCGCGAAGAAGTCGAAGCCGCGTACAAGGTCGCCATCGACGAAGGCAGCGGCGTGATCGTCGAACGCTTTGTCGAAGGTCTGGAGCACCGCCTGCTGGTAGTCGGTGGCAAGCTGGTCGCCGCCGCCCGCGGCGAAGAAGCCTGGGTGGTCGGCAACGGCCGCGAAACCGTGCGCGAGCTGATCGACAGCCAGTTGAACAGCGATCCGCGCCGCGGCCGCACCGAAGACCATCCGCTGAACACCGTGCGCCTCGACACCGCCGCCCGTCTCGACCTCAAGCGTCAGGGCTTCGAACCGGATTCGGTCGTGCCCGCCGGGGTCGACGTGCTGATCCAGCGCAACGGCAACGTCGCCTTCGACGTAACCGACATCGTCCACCCGGAAGTCGCCGCCGCCGTGTCGCTGGCCGCGCGCACCGTGGGTCTGGACATCGCCGGCGTCGACCTGGTCACCCGTGACATCACCCGCCCGCTGGAAGAACAGCGCGGCGCCATCGTCGAAGTCAACGCCGGCCCGGGCCTGCTGATGCACCTGCGCCCGGCCGACGGCACCCCGCGCCCGGTCGGCCGCGCCATCGCCGCCCATCTGTTCCCGGAAGGCGAAGACGGCCGTATCCCGATCGTCGGCATCACCGGCAGCAACGGCAAGACCGTGGTCGCCCGCCTGGTCGCCCGTCTGCTGCGCCTCAGCGGCGCCCACGTCGGCCTGGCCTGCAGCGACGGCCTGTTCCTCGACCGTCGCCAGGTGGAAACCCGCGACAGCGCAAACTGGGACGCCGCCCGCCGCATTCTGATGAACCGTGCGGTCGATGCCGCCGTGTTCGAGAACGACAGCGGCGCGCTGCTGAACGACGGCCTCGCCTACGACCGCTGCCAGGTCGGCATCATCACCAATATCGACAACCCGGATCACCTTGGCGACAACCATATCGATACTGCGGATCGCATGTTCAACGTGCTGCGCACCCAGATCGACGTGGTACTGCCGACCGGCGCCGCCATCCTCAATGCCCGCGACACGGACGTGGCCGAGATGGCTGCGCTGTGCGACGGCGAAGTGATCTACTTCGCCCTCGACGCCGACCTGCCGGTGGTGCAGGAACATCTGGCTGCCGGCAAGCGTGCCGTCGTGGTCCGCGACGAACAGGTCGTGCTGGCCACCGGCAGCGATGAAATCGTGCTGGCCCAGGTTGACGACTTCCCGCTGACCCGTGGCGGCCGCGTCGCCTTCCAGACCGAAAACGTGCTGGCCGCCATTGCCGCCGCGTGGTCGATGGGCCTGTCGACCGACCTGATTCGCGCCGGCATCGTCACCTTCGAGCCGGACCGTCACGATGCCACCGGCCGCTTCTCGGTATTCGAGAGCCAGGGTTCGACCGTGATCGTCGACGACGCCCACAATCCGGCCGCGCTGCAGGCGCTGGTCGATGCGCTCGGCCGCTTCCCGTGCAGCCATCGCACCGTCGTCTACGGCGGCGGCGTCGACCGCCGCGACGAAGATCTGGTCCGCCAGGGCGAAATCCTTGGCGCCGCCTTCGACCGCATCGTGCTGACCGACGACGCCACCGTATCGTCGCAGCGCCCGGCAGGCGCCGCCCGCGCCCTGCTGCGCCAGGGGCTGGCACAGGCGATCCGCGCCAGCGACATCCGCGAGGAAAGCGATGCGACGCGCGCCGTCGACGATGCCCTGGCCGCCCTGTCGGCCGGCGAATGCCTGATCATCCAGTGCGGCGAGGGGAATCCCCGGCCCGTACTCAACGCTGTCCGCCAGTGGGCTGGCCAGCAAACCCCGAACAACCGCTAAGCCCTACCGGACAGGACGCATCTCAAAATGGAAGTCTCCCGTATCCGCGCTCTGCGCGGCCCGAACCTGTGGAGCCGGTACACGGCGATCGAAGCCATCGTCGCCTGCACCGACACCGAACGCACGCTGGCCGGGATGGCCGGGTTCGAAGACCGGTTGCGCGGGCTGTTCCCGGAACTCGGCGCCCTGAAGACCCTGCGCCACGATGAAACCGTGTCGATGGCCCATGCACTGGAAGCCGTCGCCCTGGCGCTGCAGGCACGCGCCGGCTGTCCGGTCAGCTTCAGCCGCACCACGGCAACGCTGGAAGCCGGCATCTACCAGGTCGTGGTCGAATACACCGAGGAAGAAGTCGGCCGGCTGGCCTTCGAGCAGGCCGAAGCGCTGCTGAAGGCCGCCGACGCCGGCCAGCCGTTCGACGTGCAGGCCGCCCTGGCTGCCCTGCGCGATCTGGACGAGGATGTCCGGCTCGGACCGAGCACCGGCAATATCGTCGACGCCGCCGTTGCCCACGGCATTCCGTTCCGCCGCCTGACCAAGGGCAGCCTGGTCCAGTTCGGCTGGGGCAGCAAGCAACGCCGCATCCAGGCCGCCGAAGTCGACAGCACCAGCGCCATCGCCGAGGCGATCGCCCAGGACAAGGAACTGACCAAGGTGCTGCTGCACGCCGCCGGCGTGCCGGTGCCGAACGGCCGCACCGTGACCGATGTCGACGACTGCTGGGCCGCCGTGCAGGAAATCGGCGGCGCGGTGGTGATCAAGCCGCAGGACGGCAATCAGGGCAAGGGCGTTGCGGTCAATATCTCGACCCACGACCAGGTGCTGGCCGCCTACGCGGCAGCGTCGGAAATCAGCAGCCATGTGCTGGTTGAACGCTTTATTCCCGGCCATGACTACCGCCTGCTGGTGGTTGGCGACCAGCTGGTTGCCGCCGCGCGGCGCGAACCGCCGCAAGTGGTCGGTGATGGCGCCCTGACGGTGCGCGAGCTGATCGACGTGGTCAACCTCGACCCGCGTCGCGGCAGCGGCCACTCGACCTCACTGACCCGCATCCGCCTCGACGACATCGCCCTGGCCACCCTGCAGACCCAGGGCCTGGACGCCGACAGCGTGCCGGCCCGCGGCCAGCGCGTCGTGTTGCGCAACAATGCCAACCTGTCCACCGGCGGCAGCGCCACCGATGTGACCGACGACGTCCACCCGGAACTGGCGGCGCGCGCCATCGCGGCAGCGCGAACCATCGGCCTCGACATTGCCGGCGTCGACGTGGTCTGCGACAGCGTGCTGCGTCCGCTGGAAGAACAGGGCGGCGGCATTGTCGAAGTCAACGCCGCCCCCGGCCTGCGCATGCATATCCAGCCGTCGTTCGGCAAGGGCCGCGATGTCGGCGAAGCGGTGATCTCGTCGATGTTCGCCCCCGGCGACAACGGCCGCATCCCGGTCATCGCCGTCTCCGGCACCAATGGCAAGACCACCACCGTGCGCCTGTCCGCCCACCTGCTGGCGCAGACCGGCAAGCGCGTCGCCATGACCAATACTGACGGCGTCTACATCAACGGCCGTCGCACCGATACCGGCGACTGCAGCGGTCCGCGCAGTGCGCGCAATGTGCTGTTCCACCCGGACGTCGACGCTGCCGTGTTCGAGACCGCGCGTGGCGGCCTGCTGCGCGAAGGGCTCGGTTTCGATGTCTGTGACGTCGCCATCGTCACCAACGTCGGCATGGGCGATCACCTCGGCCTGAACTACATTTCGACGCTGGAAGACCTGGCGGTGCTGAAGAGCATCATCGTGCGCAATGTATCGACCACCGGCATGGCCGTGCTGAATGCAGCCGATCCACTGGTGGCACACATGGCCGACGCCTGCCCGGGCCAGGTCACCTACTTCGCCATCGACCCGACCCTGCCGGTCATGGTGTCGCACCGCGCCCAGGGCAAGCGCGTGATCTACGTCGACGGCGGTGACATCGTCGCCGCACAGGGCAGCAGCGAAGTCCGCCTTGCCCTGGCCGACATCCCGCTGACCGCCGGCGGCCGGATCGGCTTCCAGGTCGAAAACACCCTGGCCTGCGTCGCTGGCGCCTGGGCACTCGGCACCGACTGGAACACCATCCGTGCCGGCCTGCGCTCCTTCGTCAGCGATGCCGACACCGCGCCGGGCCGCTTCAACCTGTTCGAGTACAACGGCGCCACCCTGATCGCCGACTACGGTCACAACCCGGACGCGATCCTGGCCCTGACCCGCGCGATCGAAACCATGCCGGCCAAGCGCCGCTCGGTGGTGATCAGCGGCGCCGGCGACCGCCGCGACCAGGACATCCGTCAGCAGACCGAGATCCTCGGCGACGCGTTCGACGAAGTCATCCTGTATCAGGACGCCTGCCAGCGCGGCCGCGCCGACGGCGAAGTGCTCGCCCTGCTGCACCAGGGGCTGGCCGGCGCCAGGCGCACCACTGCGATCGAGGAAATCCATGGCGAATTCCTCGCCATCGACACCGCCCTGTCGCATCTGCGCCCCGGAGACCTGTGCCTGATCCTGATCGACCAGGTCGAGGAAGCGCTGGCCCATATCGCCAACCGCATCCGCGAGGCGAACGACGGCATCGCCGCCTGACACGACAGCCAGGCCGGAACGCTGCTTTCCCGTAACGGGAAAGCGGCGTTTTCATTTCCCCGTGTAAACCGGGCTGCATACCGGCAGAAAAACGGGATGGACAATCAGAGTTTTCCAATGAAAAACAGGGGATTGTCTGAATGACAGCCCGAATCCCGTCGGCGTAGCGTGAAGTCTTCCGGTCATACCACGACCGCACAGGGAGAATCCGCATGCAGACCGCACCCAGCCCCCTCCAGATCGACCTTGCCAACCATCCCGTCGCCAGCCTCACCCCGCTGATCGGGCAGCTGCAATCTGCCGACTGGCGCCAGCACAATCCGGAACAGGTCCTGTCCCACCTGTCACTGCTGCAGGTCGCCACGGCGCTGCACCCGCAACATCCCGGCGTACAGCGCATGCTGGCCAATGCCCATGCCGGCCTCGTCGACGGCAACGCCGCCACGTTCTTCAGTCCGGACAGCGGCGCGACTGGCGGCCCCGGCAGCATCGACATCCTGCTCGGCGGAGCGGCCGCGGACATCGGCTGGGGCAGCAGCGCGGACGATGGCATCGCCGGCGGCGCCGGTGACGACATGCTGATCGGCAACGGCGGCAGCGATTTCCTGCTCGGTGGCGCTGGCGATGACCTGCTGATTGCGGACCATTACTGGTTCCGCCTCGAGCCCGGCGCCAACCCCGACAGCGCCAACCACCTTGAGGGCGGACGCGGCAACGACCAGCTTTACGGCGGTACCGGCGCCGACAACTACTACTTTTCCCCTGGTGACGGCATCGATACCGTCCGGGAAAACGGGTATTACGATTGCCCCGAGTACGATACCGCCACCGATCGCATCGTGCTGGGTGCCGGCATCGCGCCGGCCGACGTTTCCGTCAGCCGCGAGCTTGCCAGTCTGGTTCTGGACTACGGTCCCGGCGGCGACCGGATCACCATTGCCGGCTGGTACGACTCGCCACACCAGCGCATCGAGCAGCTGGTATTCAACGATGGCACGGTCTGGAACGGAGACCAGTTGGAAGCGGCCGGGCAGCGCCGGATCGACCACCAGGTCGACCAGCTGGTCACGGCCATGGCGGCCTTCTCCCCGCCCGCCGCCGGCCAGACCACACTGCCGGCAGCGTACCGCGACACGCTGGCGCCGGTGATGGCGGCCAGCTGGTCATAGGCAGACGGACGTCAGAACGCCGCTTTCCCTCGCGGAAAAGC
Coding sequences within it:
- the cphA gene encoding cyanophycin synthetase codes for the protein MEVSRIRALRGPNLWSRYTAIEAIVACTDTERTLAGMAGFEDRLRGLFPELGALKTLRHDETVSMAHALEAVALALQARAGCPVSFSRTTATLEAGIYQVVVEYTEEEVGRLAFEQAEALLKAADAGQPFDVQAALAALRDLDEDVRLGPSTGNIVDAAVAHGIPFRRLTKGSLVQFGWGSKQRRIQAAEVDSTSAIAEAIAQDKELTKVLLHAAGVPVPNGRTVTDVDDCWAAVQEIGGAVVIKPQDGNQGKGVAVNISTHDQVLAAYAAASEISSHVLVERFIPGHDYRLLVVGDQLVAAARREPPQVVGDGALTVRELIDVVNLDPRRGSGHSTSLTRIRLDDIALATLQTQGLDADSVPARGQRVVLRNNANLSTGGSATDVTDDVHPELAARAIAAARTIGLDIAGVDVVCDSVLRPLEEQGGGIVEVNAAPGLRMHIQPSFGKGRDVGEAVISSMFAPGDNGRIPVIAVSGTNGKTTTVRLSAHLLAQTGKRVAMTNTDGVYINGRRTDTGDCSGPRSARNVLFHPDVDAAVFETARGGLLREGLGFDVCDVAIVTNVGMGDHLGLNYISTLEDLAVLKSIIVRNVSTTGMAVLNAADPLVAHMADACPGQVTYFAIDPTLPVMVSHRAQGKRVIYVDGGDIVAAQGSSEVRLALADIPLTAGGRIGFQVENTLACVAGAWALGTDWNTIRAGLRSFVSDADTAPGRFNLFEYNGATLIADYGHNPDAILALTRAIETMPAKRRSVVISGAGDRRDQDIRQQTEILGDAFDEVILYQDACQRGRADGEVLALLHQGLAGARRTTAIEEIHGEFLAIDTALSHLRPGDLCLILIDQVEEALAHIANRIREANDGIAA
- a CDS encoding calcium-binding protein, giving the protein MQTAPSPLQIDLANHPVASLTPLIGQLQSADWRQHNPEQVLSHLSLLQVATALHPQHPGVQRMLANAHAGLVDGNAATFFSPDSGATGGPGSIDILLGGAAADIGWGSSADDGIAGGAGDDMLIGNGGSDFLLGGAGDDLLIADHYWFRLEPGANPDSANHLEGGRGNDQLYGGTGADNYYFSPGDGIDTVRENGYYDCPEYDTATDRIVLGAGIAPADVSVSRELASLVLDYGPGGDRITIAGWYDSPHQRIEQLVFNDGTVWNGDQLEAAGQRRIDHQVDQLVTAMAAFSPPAAGQTTLPAAYRDTLAPVMAASWS
- the cphA gene encoding cyanophycin synthetase, giving the protein MKKKDIEILRVISLRGPNMWTYRPVLEAWVDIGELEECPSNTLPGFYERLSSWLPSLIEHRCSYGERGGFLRRVEEGTWPGHILEHVTLELQNLAGMPGGFGKARETPIRGVYKVVVRAWHEDVTRAALYAARDLVMAAIEDRPFDVAAVVDTLRDLVDDHCLGPSTACIVDAADDRDIPYFRLNTGNLVQLGYGARQRRIWTAETDRTSAIAESISRDKDLTKTLLEACGVPVPEGRYVRSPEDAWEAAEEIGVPVVVKPYDGNHGRGVFTNLNTREEVEAAYKVAIDEGSGVIVERFVEGLEHRLLVVGGKLVAAARGEEAWVVGNGRETVRELIDSQLNSDPRRGRTEDHPLNTVRLDTAARLDLKRQGFEPDSVVPAGVDVLIQRNGNVAFDVTDIVHPEVAAAVSLAARTVGLDIAGVDLVTRDITRPLEEQRGAIVEVNAGPGLLMHLRPADGTPRPVGRAIAAHLFPEGEDGRIPIVGITGSNGKTVVARLVARLLRLSGAHVGLACSDGLFLDRRQVETRDSANWDAARRILMNRAVDAAVFENDSGALLNDGLAYDRCQVGIITNIDNPDHLGDNHIDTADRMFNVLRTQIDVVLPTGAAILNARDTDVAEMAALCDGEVIYFALDADLPVVQEHLAAGKRAVVVRDEQVVLATGSDEIVLAQVDDFPLTRGGRVAFQTENVLAAIAAAWSMGLSTDLIRAGIVTFEPDRHDATGRFSVFESQGSTVIVDDAHNPAALQALVDALGRFPCSHRTVVYGGGVDRRDEDLVRQGEILGAAFDRIVLTDDATVSSQRPAGAARALLRQGLAQAIRASDIREESDATRAVDDALAALSAGECLIIQCGEGNPRPVLNAVRQWAGQQTPNNR